The Hippoglossus stenolepis isolate QCI-W04-F060 chromosome 3, HSTE1.2, whole genome shotgun sequence genomic sequence ttttttattcatgtgcactttaatcatttaatttattacTTCGACCCGTCACAGAATTCTAGTGTCAATGATTTCTTTAACTATCACACAAActactgttttcttttccattttaagTACAACATATTAATGTGGCAATTTATTACATCATGTCTTTTATGATTGAACACTTTGGAATTACATACAACATGAGGCCAGAGAGAAACGTCATTAATAACTTGTAGAACATGGATGGAGTAACAGGAAAGATGACGTGATAGATGAGTACATACGGTGTTAAACTCTTCCTCGATGATCTCGTCGCTTTCTGTGGACTTAGCTGTCACCTTCAGCCTGCCAGGAGTGCCTGCTTCCAGCTCCTCTATCTGACACACAGATGAAGGAGAGTCAGAGGGGAAAGAATTCTTTGACCTTCTGTCAGAAGTTAAGCTTAAAAATAAGATTTATGATATAATATGGACAGACAATAAACTTGGTTATGCACAGATCACAATCTGCTGACCGCCTGTTGTCTTACAATTTGTAAGATCAAATTTTTTACATCAACATCTATCTtcaaattgattatttattttttactgtgttATGCATATTTGCCAATTTTAACTTTCCACTATTTTTCAATTTGACAGTATTTCCATTGGAGACAGCACCAGTTAACACTCACCTTCACAGGGACATATTTACGGAGGAACTTTACACCATGTTCCTCCATGTGCTCTCCAGCACGGTTGGCCATTTCCTGGTCAAAGCCCCTAAGCAGAATGGACCGCACCATGATGGTAACGTCAATGCCCAGGCCGGCTAGGAAACCACCGCACTCCAGAGCCACGTAGGACGCCCCAATAACCAAAGTCTTTCCCGGGCAGTAAGGCAACGAGAAGAGGTCATCGCTTGTGGAATAACAGACAAAGGGCAGAGGACGTCAAACAGAGCAAGGTAAAAACAAAGCTATCCAACAAGCAAACATAACTTTTTAATTGTTGGTTTGCTTTTTAAGtgagagcaggaagcagaggatttctgattaaaaatacaaatgtcagCTCTTCATACTACATGCTCAGGTAAACAACACAGTAATGGACACAAAATAACTCTGCATTACGGATGTGTCCAGACTGGGGTTGTGTCTTATGTCACATTACCACCTTTGCTTTGTGGGACTGATTGAGCAGCACGAGACCATTTGCAGTTTGTCAAAACGGCAGCATAATCCCATGAAACACCTGAGGACAATCTTACACAACATTTAGACTGCTGGGAGATTAATGGATACCCGGAGGTATTACCACCTGCAGAGGCTACAAGACTCCAGATCATTAAAgggcgtgtttgtgttttcacagatcATATGTCTGCTGAATCCTGGATCTGGACGGAGCTTTCAGTATCAAAGCATGTTATTAGACATGACTGTTATTACAGTACAGCTATCATGTAGCATGTATTGGACCTTGTGTGCTCACCTGGTGATGCAGTACTCCTTGTCTCCAGGGACGCCCAGATAGCGCGGCCTCTCACCTGTAGCTAGGATAAAATTTGCTGCGGTATAAAATGTCTCCTTCCCTCGTTTGTTTAACGCctgtcagaaaacacaaaacagaagcaCTCAAAATTTTGTTGAGGCAAGGAGAGGAGTTACAACAAGCAATTCTGACTGATTCGTCATGAAGAAACTATTTGTCAATGATGTACAGGATGTTTTGAAACATTCATAAATTATGGTGCAGCCTGTAGGGGAGGCAAGATGTTTAGCAAGGTCTATTCAAGACAACTGGGTCAACATAACGACAGACTAGATACAATGAAGACAGCCTATAATAGTGATGAGATTTGAGATGAGAACTTGACCTCTCCTAAGAGTCGAACCAAACCAGCAATCCAAGttaaacatctgcacacacacacacacagaaggttCCTTTATATGAAAAGTACTCATTTACCTTGATTTTGTGTGGTTCAGTGAACTCTGCATAGGCATTGACATAGTTGACATTCTTGTCTCTTAGTGCCACCCTGTAGCCCCAGTTCAACGAGCCAATGTAGTTGTTCACCGCCGTCCTCATCGTCTCCCAGTTGTGTTTCACTGAGGACAGAGAAACATCCATGTTATTAGTAGAATGACAAAAACGCAACTCTAGACAAGGCTTGCTTCCAATTTACTATAGCAAGCCGTTGAGACTTCATGACCTTGTGGATTGGTTATCTGAGCCCTAACCTTTCTCGTCAAACTCCCAGCCAAACTTGCGTGCGTCCTGCATGGCAGTACCCAACATGGCCGTCTGGTGCATCAGCTTCTTGGGAATGCAGCCCACGTTCACACAAGTTCCACCAAGACCTGATTGACCGAGCAGAAACCATGAACAACACAAGGAAATTGTCAGTTAGCAAATAATTACCGTATTATGTGTATCCAAGTAGGTATCCTGAAGTGGAAGCATCTTACCCCAGGTGGTTCCTTTAGGTGTGGGCACAACATAGTCCAGCACCATGACCTTCTTCCCCAATAAAGCAGCTTCCTATTGTCAACAGAGCCAATGTTACTGCAACATTTAACAGATTACCCAACATCTTTTGAAATCTGAATAGAAGTGTTCAGTTAATGGCTCAAACAAGTCTAACGTTGTGATGCTGTTATTAGTAACCACAGCTTGAGTTTCACTCGGATCCTCTGACaagccacagagcagcagcctcTACGGGTTTGAAGAGGTACCAGTGCGAGTGTGTTGCAGCTTATCTTGTCACCTTTGAGCAGGCCAGGCCTCCAGATCCTCCTCCGATGACTATCAGGTCATAGTCATAGGATTCATTTTCACCActcaggagctgctgcaggctgcCATCTTTGTAAGcctgacacaaacatgaacacaagaCTGATCAATACCTTAAATACAAATCACGTGGCTACAATAAGCACAACcaatttcaaatatgaaaatcatTTCAAGATCTTTCATTAAGCTTAAGGACAATATTAAGAACATTTTATAAACCAAGTGAGTCATTGAGGAAAACAATCAGCTCAAATGAATTAGTAATAGAAAATAATTAGTTCAAGAGTGCGTCAGCTAGTTAACAGCAAGACAACTGGAATTTGTGAACGGCAGCTTTTCACAAAGTAATTTTATAGACTTatctaataaaacatttattaaatgttgcCTAATGCCAACTTTAACCGACGGCAGCATGTAGCACATGTAGAAAACAAATCCTCACATGTACAAGCAACATCATAACCAGCACAGCCCAGTACACACAGTTAATTGTGGTTGAATTCAAATCACTGAAATTAAAGTTCACATTGTGCGCTGATGAGATCCAATACTTAATATGCAGCCTATTTAAGCTTGTTTACCAGCTCATTTCACTACACACTAAGTGGCAAATACAAAGGAAGAGCAGCTGGCCCCACACCAAGCCTAATATTTTCCTGCATTAGCACAACTCAGTAGACATAATTAGCTTCAGCAATTTTCCTCACATTTCTAGTATTTGCTAATATGGCTCACTGACGTGACCTCTTACCAAACCATAACCCTCCTGTTATCCTCAAATTTACTAACATCGTTTATCCAGGGGGTCATTTTGACCccagcaattaaaaaaaaacagaaaattcaTGCTTCAGGTGCtttatgttgctgttttgaCTTCTTAAATAGCCCTTTGTATGAAATGTAACACCCCCACCTACACCATAATACATCCAGAATACCGATTGGGACTATAACAAAAATATGCAAATCATCAAAATCTCACAAATTTACCTAAAATTGGAAAGAGAGATCTTTTGGGGATTTTTAAGTAATTATGTTATTTCCCATCAGTCCTGCATTGCATCTCTGTCATCAAAGTGTATGACATGACAGAAATAATGCATCGTTTTTAGATATATGGTGGCCAGAAATATTATGCTTCCAGTATTCCAACTGCTTGTTGTTGATATGTTTCTTCACTGTCAAATAGCTGAAAAAACCTCACTGGCAAAAATCCTTTTTCTCAGATATTATTTTCAATTAAGAACAAGCAtgatgagaaaacacacagagcatcaGGAGAAGTGGTTTGCGCACAGCTACAGATATGATTGGGTAGATTAGGGCCCCAAAGCAGAGGAAGTCCTTCACTGCCTGTGCCCttggcaagacactgaaccccaaattacccctgacagctgtgccacaagtgtgtgagtgatatGTGATGGACAaaatgctgcacatagatgcactgcatgaatgtggatgaatggcaaaactgtactatAAAAAACTTTGGTCATTTTGACAAGAAAAACtgctttataaaatataaacaacttCTGATATTCTGCTCTGTattcagaggaaagaaaacaccGTAGACCTTCATGAgtcatttatatgtatataaaaaaaattgtgggTTGAGTATCAAGTCACCTGGAACAAACtgtgtgaacaaacaaacactgtttctGGTGTCTGGACATTCCATTCGACTGAGTAACACAATGAGTATTCTGAGCAGCAAAGAACACAACAAGTCAAACTGATCCACCCCTTTGTTCTCTACCTGCATTGTTTTGTCACAGCCTCCGAGGTGTGTCTTGTTGATGAAGACGTTAGGAACAGTTTTCTGTCCAGTCATCTCAAGCAGCATCTCCTGGTAGCTGGTTCCATCCTCTGGAGACAAGAGTTCATATAGTTTACACATAAAGACACTTTCCCCTGGCCAAAAAtataacatctggcttttgtctgcaatgggaatcGATACAATTTGTATTCACTCAAATGACTAGACACAGGTTGGTTTGATGTTTTTCCTTCTTAAAAATCAGCTCTGACCAACAGTGATAAAACGTGACACCTGGGTGAACACGCTGATCTGGAGAGACAGTGTGAGAGCATCTCTGTTTCTGGTACGTCTGAGATGTTGTACATGGTGCaccggggggaaaaaaacgagTTTGTccacaataaaaaagaaaaaaaaaacatgtatataacTGCTATTTTTGATGTAAAAGTCACTAGGGTTGTTAACAAAAATACTCATTCCTTCCATATACTGTATGCACTGTTCATGAGGCAATAGCTCTGgcttgtgcatttgttttgcatcATACAGAGTACCTGACAATCCACAAATACAATGGAAAAACCTAAGCACAAACTTGCTATGCcatgaaagtttatttttttgactttttagtctgcttaaaacaagcaaaacttcactttaataaaaagtaaaatcctGACCGTCTGTTTCACCTGTAACAGTTGACAACCAATGCAAAGTAGCATAGTTGCTGTAGTTACCTGCTGTTTAATGCCTGTTAGATTTCCTGTCTGTTAGATTTAGACAGGAAGGTAAACAATCAACCAGATGTTGGCTTGAGGTTCTAACAATGTAATATTCTTAATGGTGATTGATTTTAACATCCCTGCATGTGACGTTTAacacagcagctgagacagTGACAGAAATAACTCAGCGAGACAGGGCATGGAGGTTGGTGTTTACTGAGATTAGGCACGAGGCCAAGATATCCTCTGTGAGTGACTCAGCATGTTTTAGACTGCTGCAAAGAAAGAGCAGTACATCATGAAATAGATAGAAATCTGTAaggattcaaattcaaattatgaAAATCCATTTTACATTCCCTATTAATCTAAGGATGAAATACATGGCAGGCAAATGAGAGATcaacaaactgacaacacaaaacattatACTTGGCGCGTAGCATTTAACGTTTAATATAGAATAAAAGATAATAGTCTATCTCACCTAATAGGTCCAGCTCCACCACGTTACACTCCACTTTCAGCTCCTTGAACAGATCTttcacctgcagagacacaaaatgacaaatgtcaCGTGGTACAGATTTCCTAATGAACAATAGGCAAATAGccttaaaacaaacttttattatAGGAGGCAAAAAACGTTATGTTCACAGCAAACTTCACCACCACAACTTAATAACATAGATGACAGCATGAACAATATCGTGTGTTAAAAGTAGTTAACCTCAGTGCCTCAGTTGTGTTGAATTTGAGGATTTCGCAACAGGAAACTAAGCTATTATGGGATACTAACTATGTGGGAACGTTTAAGAATAAGGCTGTCGTGTAAACCGGACAGCCCTTAACGACAGCACATGTTTTATACGAGCTCTGCATAGTTTAGTTGCTCAGTTAGTTAAACGCTATGACTTATGTAACTTTTATACCCGAGATGAGCTGCTAACTATTCGCTTTAACTTAACACTTGACATGTATGTGTACCAGGTGCCGCCCTAGCGCTGCCTGTTAACGGGTCTGACGTTAGCCGCGTTGTGTGGCTTTGCTAACGCTGTAGTGATAAACTTAGCACTGGGGCGCAAGTCCAAGTTGCCGACTGATTTAACTTAGCAAGGACCATCCAGCAATTAGACCGAGCCCGTCCACTACGCGGGACAAGACGGAAGTTtccgacccccccccccgcccccgcgAAGACACGGACGTCTCACCTTGATGCAGAACGGACAGTAGCTTTTACTGAACACCATCACTTGGTTGATAGCGATGAGCTGCTGTATCCGAGACTTGAGCTCGTTCTTCCCGGTGTCATGATCCACAGGAGGCATTTTTCAGCAGATATCCGTGTGCCTGCGCGGGGCAAGCCTCGAGACACGACTGACTATAGAGGGAGGGGGAGTCTAATGACGCCGCTCcgagtctctgtgtgtggataTAAAAATGTCTTCCAGCCTCTTGGGTGTTTCTCCAGGAGCCCGCAGTAACAAGCAGCCGGCTTGGGGCTCTCCTCTGTGGTCAGTGGCTCCTGCACCACCCGCGCCAAACCTCCTTTATTATCGGCTCTTACTATCTGGGTGCGCTCGATCCGTGGCACCTCGCTCACCGCATACAACCATACTGACGACTGTGGCAGGGAGGAACTCCGCCCGCGCGTTCAATCTCGTGCCTCAAAACGTACCTACCCACAACACGTCACTGGCTCGTCGATTTACGTGTCATAAAAGCACCAAACTAAAAATCCATCAAAACCATCAATGTTTTTCAGAGTTTGACTTTTTGAAAAGTCAAACTCTCGCGTCCTTTTCCtaatttttatttccttttcttctttgttgttgttttcattcatttgttcattGTTGATTATTTATTCTGCTAGATTTTCTTGATATATAATTAATGTGACAATTTATGACCATCTTATCTTTCTGTTTCAATACTGTATGTGGGGACTGCCTATAATAAAGGTTGTtgatcaaataaattaaataaataaacacacaaaactgtcaTCACCcctaaatattcacattaaaaacTAAGTATTTTAGACCTACACGCGTGttaagatgaagaaataaagacTTCACTGAAGTTTGTGCAGCTATAACCGAAGTGTGGGGGCCTACAGGCACTTCTGATAGACAGCTAACCCTGAATTAAGAGAGGAGTGAAGTGAAACGAAGAATAACATGCGGATATTTAATGTTTGCAACACAAGGCAAAGTCACTGGATGATCATGTGGCTGCTTAGAGTTATAGATTTATATCTTGTCACCTCGACTTGACTGAGTCCATCAAGTCCATACGCAAATACATAGTTATttagcgccacctgctggtgaaAGTAGTCTATGACAAGCAACAGGTGCATcgtattttatatacagttcaagtttatattctatatataaGAGTTTTATAAGAGTCATGTACAAGTTGGACGACAAGAAGCAGGTCAGTGAGGCAGTAATTGgtgtaataattaaataaaaatagaacaaaGTAGAAGGAGTGTCGTATAAAAAACTACAACACTAAAAATTCTATACATTCAAATATGTAGTGTAATATGTAGTGTAATTTATTTCCCATTAGATTCCCATGTTCATTTCAGTAATTCTCAGCTCACCAACTGTATGTTCTCTATGTAATTGTCGTTGGAAAAGTTATAAATCATAATGTCTTCTCCTCACACTTCCCCCTTAAATCAATGTTTCACTGTACTGTAGCGttatatttttctgttcaaGTAGGTGATTTAGCATTGCACTTTGCTAAAGTTGAGGGATTCACATAAGCAAGTCAAGGCCGATGTAAACAAGGCAGACTAATCTTGACTTTTAGACCCTTACATGTGTCAAGCTCTAGAATCACTCGTTCCCACATTTCTCATATTGCAGTTTTAAAGCATCTGTCCTCACACTGTCTGTTAAAAAATGTGATGTCTCAGGTCCAAACCGAGATGACCCTGATGCCATTATCATGGtaatttttttcagattttagaTAACCCccttctgagccacagcagatATTTTAGATGGTGAGTTTCACACGACCTTCTGACAAATAAACTGATctttatgtataaataaggtGGACTGCCCCTTTACACCGACAAAACcagtaattcattttttttaccatttaatcCAACAGTTACTAATTTTGTTTCTATGATAGTTGAATCAATGAACCTGTGAACAAACGTATTGCTTATTAGAGACATCCAGCAGCtacacagagcaacattagcCTATGGACTCACATTTCTGACTACCTGGTGACTGTAGGATCAACAATCTCTTTCTTTTAGCTGTGTTACCTTTGCCCCTGTGATATCTGGATTTTTACTGTTCACTAGCGTCACTAGCCGACCTCATTGAAATTAATTTATATCCCCCAATCCTCTTCTGTCAACCATTTTGAGTTATGTTTGAAATCACAATGCTGGACTATAGAATCTACGAAAAAAATCAATTGCAGTCGATATCTATCAGATAATTCAATTAACCAAATTTAAGGAAATATTGTTCGTTGTTTTTCAATTGTTATTTACTCCATTGCCATCAGACAATAGCCTAAAATGGAGGACAGTTGATGATCTTGTTAATAGTGCAGCAGACTCAATGTGTATGAAACTCAACACTGCCGCCcctctgaaaaacaaagtaatGCACCAGAGGAGTTTAGCTCCATAAAACAATTCATAAACATgtgctttaaaacacaaattgtcAAAGTTCGAAAGGAGGTGATGTTCCATTTGCTCCGAAAAATACAGGCTCACTTGTGTTTCCTAGAgtaagagtagaatgggaggtagaggcttcagctaccaggctcctctcctgtggagcCATCTCCCATGTTGGGTTCGGGAGGCAGttcccagagaaaacccacacagacacagggagaccCCGtcaggttcaaacccagaaccttcttgaTGTGAGGCTAACTACTGCATCATGCCACCCCCATTCTGCAAAGTGCCTAGCAACCCGTGTTGTGATTTGGCTCTatccaaataaaactgaatggaACTGTCATTTGATACAATGTTGTCGTAAAAGTTCTTGGTTATATCAGCTTTATAATTTGAACATTATATTTTCCGCAAGGACATTGTCAGGgccagtagacctcatgggcACCAAAGATCAGTCCTTATGAGGCAAACATAGATTTTTTTGGTCCTGGTTATTGGAGTAAGACATGAATaatggttaggttaaggttatgaTTAGGCATGTATtagtcatggttaaggttagggatcAGGTTTTGGTTAAACTGTCCATGATGAATGGAAGTGAATGCAAAATCTTAATGAGCatagctgtgcaaacctgtgtgtgtgtccaggtattactcatgttctAGGTACATAAAGCTGctaacacagtcacattatggggacttgtccaCCTTATGGGGACAAAGAGCAAGTCTCCATAAtgtaaaacattacattttacattttaaggtggAATTATGTTTTAAGTAAGAATGTTTTAAAgttgggtttaggttaaggttaggtttaggcaagtagtaactatggttatgGTTGGTAAGTCATTGTAAGTCAATGTAaggtcctctgaagtcatggaaacacgactgtgtgtgtgtgtgtgtgtgtgtgtgtgtgtgtgtgtgtgtgtgtgtgtgtgtgtgtgtgtgtgtgtgtgtgtgtgtgtgtgtttatgtgagtaTAGAGCATATTGAGTCAGAACAAAAGTCAGAAAAGTATTACAAACAGACTTTGTGTTAATGTAGCCCCCGCCTTGTCTACCTTATGGGGACAAAGAGCAAGTCTCCATAAtgtaaaacattacattttacattttaaggtggAATTATGTTTTAAGTAAGAATGTTTTAAAgttgggtttaggttaaggttaggtttaggcaagtagtaactatggttatgGTTAGACTAAGTCAATGTAaggtcctctgaagtcatggaaacacgactgtgtgtgtttatgtgagcaTAGAGCATATTGAGTCAGAACAAAAGTCAGAAATGTATTAGAAACAGACTTTGTGTTAATGTAGCCCCCTCctcagaaaaaacaacagaagacgTCTTCAGAGGAGAGAAGCACATACATCTGCTATGACTCTACTTAATCTGACTCACTGTGGATATGTGCCAATACATTTGTGTTACATATTAGTTGTATTTTGTTGTCAGTAAACTATAAGCCTCGGGTTTATTTTTCATGAGATCTACAATAAAACCCAAGTTTTTATAGGTTGTGTGAGGAGGTTGGGGACTGAATGATCCCAGGTTTAGTCAGTGTAGCTGTAATTACTGAATATCCCAGTCAAATGAGATGTGAAGGGTAAACATTGGGGTGTAACTATTAGTCATGTCACTATTGTGAGAAGCAGATGTGTCAATAGTGACCAACTCAGCAAACACCTCACCAGACAGAGGATGAGGTAATGTGATGTGTCAGTGTTCCAGGTAAGAAACACATGAtctaaagggatagttcacccaaaaatgaaaagttactcattgtctactcaccactatgccgatggaggagtgggtgaagtgtttgaggcCACAAAGCACTTTAGGAGTTCCAGGGGTAAcccaaatccaatacaactgaagtcaagggtgaccacttcttcaaacgtaaaaaaaaaccaaacagaaacaaaacataacctgactccatactgctcctgtggtgtcatccaagtgtccataagccccgacattcaaatttcaCTGGGAATGTCATCATTTACACCGAGTTtttagccaaaatgtcctgTGATATCCTCCCCTGGAGCCATGTTCATTTGTGTATCACAGCGGACAATAtggaggcagttttttttttaaatttctgttattggttttttttacgtttgaagaagtggtcgccatctacttcaattgtattggattcggctgcaacgctgtttagccctgaaactcctgaagtgttttgtggactccaacacttcacccagcATCTGCATAGTGGTCAGTAGACAATGAGTAAACttccatttttgggtgaactatctctttaaggTAATAAACCAATTAACACCAGTTGCAACACTAGATGGCTCCTCATAATTCACATTCCTGTATGAATTCAACAAAAGAGAAATGGCAGCGTCTCCGTCCCTGCTGACGTCACGTGGCTGATTCAGGCAGGCGTCATCAGGGACTTTTAACTTGCACACGTGGTTTCCAGGTGAGTGCGGTCGCATGAGTTCCACCCTCTGCTACAGTGTCCACAGTGTTTGTGCAACAGGTCGGGACACGCACCGACAAACCCTTCCTCCGACAAGTGTGGACAGGAGCGATGACGTCGCAGTGAAGGAGCTCGCTCTACCAGCTGCTGAGCCTCAGTGAGTCTTGACAtttgctccacctcctccgcccTGAAGCTCCGCCA encodes the following:
- the txnrd3 gene encoding thioredoxin reductase 3, which gives rise to MPPVDHDTGKNELKSRIQQLIAINQVMVFSKSYCPFCIKVKDLFKELKVECNVVELDLLEDGTSYQEMLLEMTGQKTVPNVFINKTHLGGCDKTMQAYKDGSLQQLLSGENESYDYDLIVIGGGSGGLACSKEAALLGKKVMVLDYVVPTPKGTTWGLGGTCVNVGCIPKKLMHQTAMLGTAMQDARKFGWEFDEKVKHNWETMRTAVNNYIGSLNWGYRVALRDKNVNYVNAYAEFTEPHKIKALNKRGKETFYTAANFILATGERPRYLGVPGDKEYCITSDDLFSLPYCPGKTLVIGASYVALECGGFLAGLGIDVTIMVRSILLRGFDQEMANRAGEHMEEHGVKFLRKYVPVKIEELEAGTPGRLKVTAKSTESDEIIEEEFNTVLVAVGRDACTDKLGLDKTGVTVNPKNGKIPVNDEEQTNVPHIYAIGDILEGKWELTPVAIQAGRLLARRLYGGATLKCDYINVPTTVFTPLEYGSCGLSEDRATELYGLDNIEVYHSLFWPLEFTVPGRDNNRCYAKIICNKLDNDRVIGFHYLGPNAGEVTQGFGTAMKCRVTKEQLDGTIGIHPTCAEIFTTMEVTKSSGGDIAQSGC